A segment of the Candidatus Aminicenantes bacterium genome:
CAGCTCGGAGTTGATCTTGCCTCGTTCGCTGTTGGCCGACTTCAGGGTCAGGGTGCCGATGATGTTGCGCAGGGTCGTGCGGGCCAGGTTGACGATCTGCCACTGGTAGTTGTTAACGTTATATTGGCAGTTCTTGACGTTGTTTTCGTCTTCCTTGACCTTGAAATAGACCTGGGCGTCGACCCGGGCGTTCAGGTTGTCGTTGGTGATGATCTCCTGCGGCTGGGCGTCGACCATGACTTCGGTGACGTTGATCTGGTACATCCGGTCGATCGCCGGGATGAGCCAGTTGAAGCCGGGCTTGGCGAAGCGCTTGTACTTGCCCAGGCGTTCGATCAAGCCGCGATGGGTCGGCCGGACGATGCGGATGCCGGCGAAGAAGAC
Coding sequences within it:
- a CDS encoding SPFH/Band 7/PHB domain protein; this translates as MILTSVLTAVGGFIIVVFFAGIRIVRPTHRGLIERLGKYKRFAKPGFNWLIPAIDRMYQINVTEVMVDAQPQEIITNDNLNARVDAQVYFKVKEDENNVKNCQYNVNNYQWQIVNLARTTLRNIIGTLTLKSANSERGKINSELQRTLREETGSWGIEIVRTELKEIDPPKDVQETMNKVVKAENEKIAAIDFATATETIADGARRAEIKKAEGIRQAHILTAEGEAQAIKLVNEAADQYFVGNAQLLRRLETVE